The genome window ACTTCCCTGGTTTGGAAACACAATGGTTGATCATATGTCATCCAATGAGTTTAGAGTATTTACGCTATCAGCAAGACTtgacttcttttctttctttctaatCATAGCTGTCCCAAATAGTTTGTGCGTGCTGTTATCTAACAGTAACCCAAAGATACCTGTACAGGCACACGGTGAACTGTGGACGCCGGAGCAGGGAGGATGGATATTCTGTTTCCCCtagtgtttttttcttacaattttttttttttttttttgtttttttgatatGGGATATTTTCCCGCATTCTCGTTTTATCTTAATACATGCAAGAGTCAGCGCAGATATGTGACATATATGGTATGATACAGTGGTAGTGGCAGTAACGGGTATTGTGTGTTACCGTGGGAGGGATTGATCTCGATTGCCTTGAAAAGAGCAGGAGAACCTTGCTGGGCCGACGCTATGGAAAACCGGGGTGGAAATCGGGGGAAAATTTGGAGGAAGACGAATGAGACCAGGGTGATtcagtcacgtgacatgTCACTTTTCGTCTCTCTTGTCCTTGCCCACTCCTTGCCGTTCCCTTCCATGGGTTGACAGTATTTTCTGCTCCACGGGACAACGTAGAGGGTTGAATTCTGAcaaattaaaacaaaaaaaaaaactcaaaaaacccaaaaaacCCGCCCAGCCGCGGTCTCAGCAATTTGGTTTTCGTTAACTtgacacttttttttccgcGTATACACCGGGTAACGGGTACATTAGTCATAGTACCCTGtcgaaaaaaaagagtcaGTGGTGGAGAAAAATCTTGTTTCATTGActtttttatatacattttCCGCACTTTCCGCACTTGTCTTGGGTTTTTACTGGCGACAGCGTAAAAAACTGACGGGCGgcaaaagaacaacaaaaacacataCACAAATGGAACGCTCAAGAGGAAAAGTGAGGGTCAGAAAACACGGCTATTGGCGGCAAAGACGCGCGGTATCCTTATTTTATAGCGGAAATAATTCAAAACGTGCTTTTTTTACACGCTTCACGCGTTTCGTGAGCCAAGTTACTCTGTTACAATGGTATAGCGGCGAATTTCCGCTTGGCTTTATTAATACTTTTTAAAATGTCAGTCTAAAGGGAAGATCCTGCGTTTAAATGTGTCACTCGGAAATAGTCATCGCATTGCATCGCAGTACGAAACGAGCTTGAAATTGAATGTTCGGGAATACACTTTTCCCTTCTACCCAgttgagatgagatgagatgaatCATAATGCTAATTGACCCTAAAAGGCTGTTAGAACCCTGAGAAGTAATTACAAATCATGTAAAAATAGCCGTAATGCGGTCCTCCTTGGGCAATTCTATATCCATATAAGAGGCATAGGAAATAAACAGTTTTCCTTAATCCATACCGAAGCAAATAGACTAAACTCAATTGGATCATTTCTAAACAGTCATTTTGAAGTGCTTTGAATAGATTTGACAAAATACAACAAGAATTAAGTCCAAACCCTCATACTTATTTCACCTatgatatttcaaaaccCAAAAGTGACGCTGACACCAACTTGTTCTCCGCTCGAATCAGATGTTCCCCCAACCTACAGCGTAAGTGACTCTTGTGACAATTCACCCACTGCTCTGAGTCACCGGAGTTCAGCTTCAGGCCCCCATATCGTTCCACTCGTATCTGCAGATGGGCCGGTTCCTTCTCGTCCGATGCTCATTCGTCTGAACAAAGCCAAGAGATTTTCCGCTACTCCCTTCACTTACAATGTGTTCGACAAAACAGCGAACCCACTAAAAACGGTCCACGATTGCCTGACATTACGGTTGGAAACAAAGTTAGATTCTAATACAGTGTATTTGCCGGGATTAAACTCATCattagatgatgaattgGAATCTCAAAAAGCATCCTTATCTGGTCACTTGGTTCTTACGGTTAAATCAACATCACTGGTAATACAAAATTTAGCAGTCAGATTAAATGGATACTCCACCGAATTTTTATGTGTGCTGGACAATGACCAGATAGAAAAGGTTAACGAAGACGGGACTACCGTAAACAAATCTAATTTAGAATCACAGGTTCGGCTTTTCAGGGAAGGTCCTGAAAAAAGGCCATCATACTATGACCCCTTCATCACTGATGAGATTGTTTGTTTCGATAAGTTCCCCATCGTCCTAACAAAGGGTACATATAGTATACCTTTCACCTTCGTATTGGATTCTAGGAAGCACCACGCTTCTTACAGATCAATGAGGGGATCCACTACTTATAGAGTAGAGACCTCTCTTACTTTGCTTCCGGAAGGCGGAAGGAGAGGTAGCGCCAGTTTCGGTATGTTTTTCCCGAAGCCAGAACCAGAACTAATATTTCTCACCCAAGAATGCAAAATGGTGAAAACAATACCTTATTCTACCATGTTACAGAATCAATCGGTCGAAGACCAAGGGTTTCTTAAGAAGGAGAATACCGACTATTCTTTCTACCTTTCCTCTAAAGTTTTAGAAATTGGGAAGCCGTTCCAATGCACTTTGAACCTCATTGCTCCTCCAGAAACAAAACTGTTGAAAGTTGACGTCAAGTTGCTGCAAAAAATGACAATTCCAATCGTGACGACAGATATGTGTACTCCAGTGGGGAAAATATACGCCAAGAGTcaatttttccaattggaCAGTTTCGAGCAGCCTGCCAACGCTGTATCAAACACCATTAATGTGAAATTTGACAACATAGTAATCTCAGATGAGCGCGATAACGGTATCTTGACCAAAAAAATTCTGCCTACTTACTGCGAGGCATCAAGACTAAAAATACCGACCAAAGATTCAAAGATCGCCAAGTTGGAAACATCTCATCACGTGATAataacagcaacagcagccGTTCCTGTGGGGACTGACCATGCAGACGCCTCGCCATCGAAACAGAAGTACAAGAAAACGaacatcaacttcaagatACCAGTGATAGTGCTTGACCAATATATGGGTTCGACACTACACTTGCCTGCTTATGAACCAGAAACtacaaattcaaaaatattatcCAATTGTTTAGAATTCTCGGGAACAATAAACTGTCTCGATGATTGTGTTCCATTAGTGTACACAGCGGCATACTCATCTACAGAGAATTCACCTGACTCATCACCAACTTCTCCCCCAAGATATGCTGCTCTATACAATTGACTACTATCTTGCAatataaaaatatacataaatatatataagcCTCTCAAGTAGTGCTAACCCTTAGTCCATACGTAGCAGCTCCAGTAATATTCTTTAATcctttcattttttgaaaataggTCTTTCTTTAGGAGggtccaaaaaaaaaaaaaaaagccaaaTCTCccaagaaataaaataatagattttttttcttgttgcGAAAATCGGGCATATCTAGGGATCCAGGCACCCATCCATcccctttttttttcctttcctctTTCCATAAACGTGACCATGGGCGGTTGAGAAGAGGCCATCGCTATAAATTTAAATGACGTCAAACTACAACTGAGTCTAGCCGGATTGCTTTACAGATCTGCAAACCCTTTAAAATACATCATTTCCATATACGCCTCACCCCTCTTCAATAAATGAGGAGAGGGCTGAGCTTACTTAATTGCGAACGTACGTTAGGCAAGGAGTACCGTTTCCTCCCATGACCTTATTTCACATTCATCTCATCCCTTACAATGTGGCTTAGGCATACGTGCACTTCTAGCCCTATGCTGTAATATGCATTAGGGtaaccttttcttcatattcAAAACGACAACGATCGCGTTCCAGACCTGCGTAAACTAACTGGCTAGCTCATTGAGGATGTTTAATATCCcatgaaaaataataaataaaaaaaaaaaaaacgcaaaaaagaattgccCCAGCCAGGGAAGAGGCGTGGCTGATCCCAATAATTAGCGTACTTATTCTGCGTTTATTAGTTTTTGGAGCAGGATTCTAGCCACAAAAGCAAATATCCATGGAATAGGGGCATTACTTAGTGAGTCATTATTATGAGCGCGATCTAACGGGCGTGCTTTTCGCATTATAAAGTGAATCGAACAGGATCTACGTGCTTGTCCAGGCTTCGGAACGCAAGAAGGCTTTGTGCATTTTCAATGAACTTTAGCTTTACTACTGCTCCTTTATTGAGTTTTTCAGACTTTTTAGTGGCTATTTAATTATTAAACTCCGTGGGCCATTGGGTAAGTTTATATAAATGTAGCTAACCCATacataattttttttgtaccACCCAAGTGCTCATCTCCTAACTTGAATCATATATAATTTGTGTTTATGAAGTTTTTGATCCACACAAGGATTTAAGACTCAAGAACTGTAGTCAATTAAACTTATTAACGTAAGAATTATAATTGGTTGACAATTATAGATTATATCAGAGTTCAATTCGAGTACCGAATAAATTAATTTCAACACCCCATCACCTAGGCTGGTCGGCTAATTTGAATTAATCATCATTCccttttatttttttgatttttgtcAATTttagaaaataaaaagttTTCTTTGTGAGTCAGGCTCAAGTTTAGTTTGTATTACATCATAAGGAATGTTCTTCCGAAAATTAAGTATTAGTGGGTCAGGTGACTCAAAAAGACCTCCAGAGTATAATGAGAACGACGATCTCAACCATTTACCAACAGTTTTTGATGAATGCATATCGACGAAAGGTCCTACTTTGATGCCGATCAACTCTCTTATTTCCGACCAAAGCAGCGAGGCCAGAAACGTACCGCCTTCGGTGGTATCTTTGAAGAGTTTCAAGAAACACAACCCTGACAACGGATCATTCTTATACAACCCGTTTGATGAGTCGCAAAACCCAGTTAAAACAATTCATGAGTCAAATAATCTTCGAGTGGAATTGATCTTGGAAAATGACACGGTTTTCCTACCTGGTCTAAAAGAGGACTTGAAGTCGCATACTTCGTTGATGGATCATTCACGTTCACAAGTcgatgaggaagaattggCAAATTATCGGACTTCGTTATCTGGGAAATTGGTACTTACTGTGAAATCAACATCAGTTGTAATTAACGATCTAAAAGTACGTTTAAACGGATACTCCAATGAATACGTGTGTGtcttggaaaaaaaaactgatGCGGGTTGTTTGGgtgataatgatgaagatgacgaaatACCTCGTCGTAAGCAATATGAGAAGACAGTAAAGGTATTAACGGATTCCACGGATGGTAAATTCACTTTCTTAAAACCTTTCGTAACTGATGAAGTCACTGGCTTCAAAAAGACGCCAACTTTACTAAGTAAAGGAACCTACATTGTGCCATTCAGTTTTATCTTGGATCCCTACAATTACCACTCTTCCTTCGAATCTGCTGTAGGTTCCACTTCTTATAGGGTAGAGGCTTTCATGAGCACTTTATCGACAAGTAATATCAGTAACACCAGCACCATTAACCATATGACGCTAGATACTTCCGGAAAGTATGAAAACGTGTTCCTAACTCACAAATGCTCCATAATCAAAACACTTTCTCCATCTAGTCTTTTGAAGTATGAATCTATTACCTCGCAAGGATCATACAAAGAAGGCTTCTTAGATTACGATTTCTTCATATCTTCGAAGCTGATTGAATTAAATTGCCCATTCCACTGCCAATTTAGCTTTAAAACGAAACCTCAAGCCACAATTAACAGAGTGACTCTATCACTCGTCCAAATGGCACTGATGCCATGCATTAAGGAAGATGGCGTCACTCCAGTTAAGAAATCATATATCCAGTCGAATACCTTTGTTTTAGGTCACTATTCACCTCCAAGAGACAAGAAATCAGATCTAGTTCTGGCAAAATTTGAAGATCTACAAATCCATTCTCGTCTAAACGATGATTCCAGAACAGGTTCAAAGATATTGCCCTATTACTGTGAAGAATCAAGGCTTTTATTACCTCGGAATGATCGAATCGAGAAAAGATTCAAGCTAAAGGTAACTCACTTTTTGAAAATCAGTTTGAACACTACTCTGAATTACTATCCTGGCAGCTTCGTAGACAATTCAAGACGAATTaacatcaatttcaaaatacCTGTCATGATAATCGATAAGAATATGGGGTCAAGTTTGCATTTACCGCCCTACGAACCACCAATGGTTTCAAAGTCTATGTCAACTTCACTTGATTCTGAATATAACTGGTCTCCAAACTCTTCTTTACAGTGCCAGAGTTTGAATTCCTTTACGGCATCACCACCAAGCTATGATAGTCTATCGCCTTTGAAAGGAATGTGAATACGTCAATACATATGTAAATTTGTCTTCTCGATAAATATTATGtatcaaaaataatacCCAATTCATGCTTCCACCcctcaaaaaaaaaaaaaaaacaaacagaaaaaacaattaaCGTAACAACAATGCAGTGCTCtattattcttttaatCTTGATTTCCCATACATTCTTTGAACCTAATTAGTTATAAAAGACATTCCTTATTatcattgttcttttgtgaGACTCATCACTACgctttttattctttatttAAGATCTACTATTTATTAGGTTACCCCGCCTTTAACATGGTTTCtaatttgaaattgaaatgaataaatcagaaacgaaaaacaGTTGTACTGTAAGACTGACTTATAAGGATAAATGCTTTGAAAATTAACGGATAAAGAACGACAATACCATTGTTTTAAGACTGCACTAGGAGTGCATTGATACCATAATATTGATTGGCAAAAAGAACCCGCTAAATTACCGCATCTATTGCCTCATATTCATTTCAATTATACTagtttttcgttttgttgACGGATTTTTCAGTTATACAGAAAGGCGGGAGAGCGTAACTATTATCACGTGACAAGGTACAACATGTCTTTATCAACGCCAATCGCGTCGAGCGCCATGGGAGCTGGTAACGAAGGTACTCCAATGGGTAGTGACATCGATATGACCGAGCACAACCACCATTCCTCTATAACAAAGTCACAAAAAACTGAGAAAGATGAGGACAATATGGGATTTCCTCAGGACAAACGCTTAGATATAGAATCAATGATTAACGAATTTAATGAATATTTGAGTAAGGAGCATTGGGCAAAGTACGCTAGGCTGATCTCCTTATTTATACTTGGTAAACTATCCAGGAAAGAGTTGGTCAATGAATTAGATGTTATATTCAGACCAACTCAAGAACAACCAAACATTAAGCCAAGAGATTTAATACGATTGCATAACCAGTTGCTACTTTCATTATTCACCAATTCTCTTCGAGAAACTACGGATGATGACCCTCAGTCATCTAAATGGGGATTTAGGAATGGATCTCAACAGcagaacaagagaagatCGAAACCAAATTCTCAAATCGAActatacaaaaaaattgtcGTTTCTCTACCGTTGTCCGACAGACAACGTTTGAAAATGATTACAAAGGAAGCAGGTAAGAGGGGATTTGTACTATGCTCCGTGCTTCAGGCTAGACTAAGGCAGATTCCAAAATTACCATGCGTTTTCAATCAGGAAACTGCGAAAAGAATACAACAACAGGAATTAAAAGGACCACAGGAATGGTCTCAAGAGATAATGAGTGGATTTAAAACCCAGCTCTCTACAGAATCATATGTTTTACCTGACAATGAATCGTTATATCTCCGAATGGTGGGAATAGCCCGAGAGAATGGTATCGTAGGTCAAATTGATTCTCGTTGTGTTGATATTGTATCCCTTGCGCTAGAATATTatttgaaaacaattatAGAATCTACCATTGACACTGTGCGGtatagagaaaagaaatactCAGATTATTATGATTTAAATGACGATGGTTTCCAGCAAGCATCTGGTACTTCATTCAGTGATAAAAAGGAAACCGATAAGGCAAAAGATATTACGGCAAATAGAATCATATCTCTAACAAATGAGGACGCTTTAGATTCATTTACTATTTTCCCTAACGTCGTAGATCCTACTGGTGCATACCTAGGACTTACAACGAACGGATTAGtcaatgatgatgagattATCCAGTTCAAAAGTCCAATTGATGATCTTTTGTATTTCAAGCAGGAAAAACCTAGCTTCACTCCTCTTGATGAGAAGAATATGGgaacaagagaagagcTTAACTGGTTGATAAAGGATATTCTTACAAAAAAGTGAATAGAGATATACAATCGAAAAGACAGTTACGCGCTTCGCAACAAAATGGGCGCGTAATTAAGGGTGGATTTTCGGGCGTGTTTCTTTGAACTATTTACACTTATAGACTGGAAAAATATCTACTATTTCGGATTTGGTAGCTTATGTAAAGTTTGTGATAATTGTAATAACGATGAATCTAAGGTATCAAAATTGAAGACAATCAAAGACTGGAGTCTTGATAAAAGTGACTGCAAGAAGGTGGAAACAGGTGTACCTTTCAGCTTAGATGTTCTAATGACATTAAGTTTATCCACCTCTTGTTTTGGCGCCTGAATGAAGAATATGCTTTCAAAGTTATGTTCATCTCtaaatatttcaaattttgTGACATGAATACCGTTGAAATCCGATACCATATAACCATCAACCTCTGTAATCGGTAATCTACGCGCATGAAAGTCTATgcatttttcttcaatgacAGCTGATAAGTCACTGTCTtccaaattcaacaaatcCTTCGAAGAATCATCGTCGTTCAAAACTACCATTTGTACCAGGATTTTTAGGTTGGGATACTTTTGTTGAATAGTCTCAAGAAATTGTTTCCTTAAATCATCATTTATCGATATAATATTACAGCTCTTCCCGCCCTTCAAGCTGGAGTCAATAAAGGTGAAACATTCGCTACTGAATAATGCTAATGGGGATACCAAATCTCTGGGCAGAACTCTGTTGAAATAAAAAGTGTCGTGATCTCCGATGATGCACTTGTTCATATAATCCACTTCATATTCATCATGGTCATTGCAGTTGATATATGCGAAGCACCTGATATGCCCGTCTAAATCATCTATGGTATTTTCTAGTATTCTTCTCTGcaattgttcttgttccatTCTATCATATTGTTTGGTATATTCAGTTTCTGCTTGTTTCGCCTGGGATTTTATGGCATCTGttatctctttttctgatCTAAACTTCAACTGGAGATGGCTTAATTCATGCTCTATCGGCTCTATAGAGTCATTTAAAGCTTTCAATGCCAGATTCCTTTCCTTAATGGCTTCACGCAGTGagttttcttcattaatTTTGTCATCTATTTTTCTCAGtaagctcttcttcttttctatcAATTCGTTCAGCTCACTGTTGAGTTTCTTATTCTCTGATATGGACTTCGCCAGtggttttttcttttcttgtttgaattGTTCAAACTCTGTTTTCAACTTATTTTCATGATCTTGCAACTCGGACTCGTTTgcattcttcaattcttgtaaggttttttctctttcctGTTTTTCCGCCTTTAGCATTTTAATATCGTTTAGAACAGCTGGATCAGGTTCCGTTTGCTTgagtttttgtattttgagTTCCCAGTCATGTCTTTTTTCCGATATTTTCTGATGCCAATAATTCATCATATCTTGCATATTCACAGAATGCTTCAGACTTAAGTTGTTAAGCATCAATTCgtggtttttcttctttagatCACAGTCATTATTCAGCTGGTATAACTGTTCTTGCATTGACAATGTGTCCTGTTTCATATGTCGGAATATATTAgactttttgtttaaatCGTACTTCAACTGAGGAATAATGTTATTGTTTAGATTCTCGAGTTCGGCATCGACTTCCTTAATTTGATTCGAAGATATGTGAATATCTTTCAATACCTTTCTTTCTCGTTTTTTCACCTCTTCTATAACAGTCGGATCCCCGTAAAAATACTTATTCAACAACCTCATATTCGTGCTCTGGCGCTGCGACTGGTACGGTGATGAGAAAGGTTCCGCCTTCATGCTAGATTTACTAGCCATACTCGTCACACCGCTGCTCATAACGACGTTTGTAATGTTCGCCAAAGCCGAATGCCTTTTCTTGGTAACATGTATTTCAGGGAGTCTATCTTCATCTGGTAGGGAAGCTGACGAGAACGGCCTCTGCCGTTTCCCTGAATTTATAGAAGGAATTCTACTCTCATGCATTACTTCTTTAAACCTGTTTCATCCAATCAATCACACGAAAGgatatttcttttcctccCCCCAGTTGATTACGAAATCGAGccttgaaagaaaaaaagaaaattcaaAGACAAGAATTGAATCGCTAGTTGTTAGATGTTGCAACAGCCCGGTATACCGCTCAGGTTCAGACAGACCTTTTATTTGTTGACGTTTCAGTGTATAAAGGTTTGTTTACAAAAGCTAACcagaagtgaaaaaaacGTGAAACGAATACGAAACTACAACCATATCCGGGTAAGATTTCCAAAACTGTGCAGAGTCAGCATTTGATTGCAATATGAAGCCCCACTGCCAATGCCACACCCAATGCTACTACCAGTTTCGGTGTAGAGAGCTCATTTAGGAATATGGAAGTCGATACATTAGGCAGatgctatatatatataaataaatgaGTAACCAACTACTAACGAGTAATCGTAATATATGCGTAGCGGGGGTTGTATTTACAGTTTAGTTCGTTACACATAGATAGATCAAAAGCTTTACTCAAAGTCAGTGGACGAGACGTTTCTTGTCATCGCGGGAAGGGCTACCCGAATGCCGTCTATATCCTTGCTCATC of Kluyveromyces marxianus DMKU3-1042 DNA, complete genome, chromosome 3 contains these proteins:
- the CIK1 gene encoding spindle pole body-associated protein CIK1; this translates as MHESRIPSINSGKRQRPFSSASLPDEDRLPEIHVTKKRHSALANITNVVMSSGVTSMASKSSMKAEPFSSPYQSQRQSTNMRLLNKYFYGDPTVIEEVKKRERKVLKDIHISSNQIKEVDAELENLNNNIIPQLKYDLNKKSNIFRHMKQDTLSMQEQLYQLNNDCDLKKKNHELMLNNLSLKHSVNMQDMMNYWHQKISEKRHDWELKIQKLKQTEPDPAVLNDIKMLKAEKQEREKTLQELKNANESELQDHENKLKTEFEQFKQEKKKPLAKSISENKKLNSELNELIEKKKSLLRKIDDKINEENSLREAIKERNLALKALNDSIEPIEHELSHLQLKFRSEKEITDAIKSQAKQAETEYTKQYDRMEQEQLQRRILENTIDDLDGHIRCFAYINCNDHDEYEVDYMNKCIIGDHDTFYFNRVLPRDLVSPLALFSSECFTFIDSSLKGGKSCNIISINDDLRKQFLETIQQKYPNLKILVQMVVLNDDDSSKDLLNLEDSDLSAVIEEKCIDFHARRLPITEVDGYMVSDFNGIHVTKFEIFRDEHNFESIFFIQAPKQEVDKLNVIRTSKLKGTPVSTFLQSLLSRLQSLIVFNFDTLDSSLLQLSQTLHKLPNPK
- a CDS encoding sporulation protein 23, producing the protein MFFRKLSISGSGDSKRPPEYNENDDLNHLPTVFDECISTKGPTLMPINSLISDQSSEARNVPPSVVSLKSFKKHNPDNGSFLYNPFDESQNPVKTIHESNNLRVELILENDTVFLPGLKEDLKSHTSLMDHSRSQVDEEELANYRTSLSGKLVLTVKSTSVVINDLKVRLNGYSNEYVCVLEKKTDAGCLGDNDEDDEIPRRKQYEKTVKVLTDSTDGKFTFLKPFVTDEVTGFKKTPTLLSKGTYIVPFSFILDPYNYHSSFESAVGSTSYRVEAFMSTLSTSNISNTSTINHMTLDTSGKYENVFLTHKCSIIKTLSPSSLLKYESITSQGSYKEGFLDYDFFISSKLIELNCPFHCQFSFKTKPQATINRVTLSLVQMALMPCIKEDGVTPVKKSYIQSNTFVLGHYSPPRDKKSDLVLAKFEDLQIHSRLNDDSRTGSKILPYYCEESRLLLPRNDRIEKRFKLKVTHFLKISLNTTLNYYPGSFVDNSRRININFKIPVMIIDKNMGSSLHLPPYEPPMVSKSMSTSLDSEYNWSPNSSLQCQSLNSFTASPPSYDSLSPLKGM
- the HFI1 gene encoding Hfi1p, whose protein sequence is MSLSTPIASSAMGAGNEGTPMGSDIDMTEHNHHSSITKSQKTEKDEDNMGFPQDKRLDIESMINEFNEYLSKEHWAKYARLISLFILGKLSRKELVNELDVIFRPTQEQPNIKPRDLIRLHNQLLLSLFTNSLRETTDDDPQSSKWGFRNGSQQQNKRRSKPNSQIELYKKIVVSLPLSDRQRLKMITKEAGKRGFVLCSVLQARLRQIPKLPCVFNQETAKRIQQQELKGPQEWSQEIMSGFKTQLSTESYVLPDNESLYLRMVGIARENGIVGQIDSRCVDIVSLALEYYLKTIIESTIDTVRYREKKYSDYYDLNDDGFQQASGTSFSDKKETDKAKDITANRIISLTNEDALDSFTIFPNVVDPTGAYLGLTTNGLVNDDEIIQFKSPIDDLLYFKQEKPSFTPLDEKNMGTREELNWLIKDILTKK